Below is a window of Deltaproteobacteria bacterium DNA.
TTTTGGACTGTTTAGGCGAAAAACATAACAGGGGGGGAGTTACTTAGGAGGAGCCATGGATACCTCAACATTCATTGCCGGATTGAAAAAAGATTTGGAAGGACTCTTAGCAAAACTTAAACCAAACGAAACGTTGGTCGAAGAATCCAGAGGGAAACTTGAGATTCCCATGCTCTTAAAAATCGCCCTCAAAAATGAGATGGAGGCGACACTCGTTGGGGCCCGGTGGGTCGAGAACACCCCCGAGACCTTTTGCAAACTTGCCTTTGCCAGGCAAGTGGGGGATGAATCGAAGCATTACCGTCTGATTGAGCAACGGTTGAAGGAGCTCGGGGCCAATCTGGATGAATACGATCCGCTCAAGCCGAGTCTTTCCCCTTTGACGGAATACCTCTTGAGTCTCAACACAACGCTCGAAAAAGCGGCCGCCGGCCCCTTTGCGCGCGAGGCGATTGCCGTTGTGAAAAATGCCCAGTTCATTTCTCTGTTGAAAGAGAAAGGGGACCTAGCCACCGCAAAACTCTACGAAGAAACGATTCAGGTTGATGAAAACTATCACCACCAACTCGGGGAAAATCTTTTGCTCCGTCTGGTGGAAACCAGCAACGATCAGATGCGGGTCACTACGGCCGTTGAAAAGACGCTAGGCCTTGCAGAGGAGTTGACACGACTCGCGGCGGAGAAGAAAGGACTCGTCCGTGCGCCGGGCTGTTAATGAAGCAAACGGCTAGCCACCAGTGGCTAGGTTTGGAACGACTCGCCACAGCCACAGGAGCTCTTGACGTTCGGGTTTTTAATCTCAAACTTGGAGCTCATCAGCCCCTCGATATAGTCGAGGGTCGAGCCACTGAGGTGGAGGATGCTCTTGGGGTCCACCAGGACCTTCACACCCGTGGCCGGGTGCGTGAATACCTTGTCATCAGCCTTCGGCGTGTCGAAGTCTATCAAGTATGTGAGCCCCGAACAGCCGCCGCCCTGAACGCCTACGCGGAGCCCATACACCGCTGGGTCCCTCCTTTTGGCCTCCAAGAGCGCCTTTAGTTTTTGTGCGGCCAAGTCGGAAATTTCAAATTGTCCCATACTCTTCTCCTTTCAGGTCTTTTACTTTCACGCGAACTCGTTGTCCTTCCTTTCGACCTGACCCAACTTCTTTTTGGCTAACGATTGGTTCATAGAGACAAATCTGGACTAATTAGTATTGTTTATAACGAAACAAAAACCGCGCTCTCAGGCATGACCCTCGTGAGCCGGGAGTTCAATACCCGCTATGCGCGCCATGATATGCTGACGCACCCAGGATTCCATCTCGGACTCCGTACACAAAAGGTCGCTCAGCATCGTGCGAGTAAGCGCACTTTGGACCATGTTGTCGATCGCCATCCACAGCTGCCGGAGCGAACAATGCACCTTGTGCCGGCATGCCCGCGCAATCCCCGTGTAGCACTCGCAAAAGTCCGGCACGAAAATCCGCTTGCCCAGAACGTTTAAAATGCTTGCTACGCTGATACGCTGGGGAGGTTGCGTCAGCTCATAGCCCCCCTTCAGGCCGCGGATGCTCCGCACGAAGCCCCCTTTCAGAAGGACCCGCATGAGCTTGGCCACGTAGGGGGCGGACAGATCCTCACGACGTGCGATCTCATGGATTGTCAAAAAACTGCCCGGTGCTTGAGCCACCTGGAGCAAGCAGCGGATACCATATTCTTCAGCGGCGCAGAGCTTCA
It encodes the following:
- a CDS encoding iron-sulfur cluster assembly accessory protein, with the translated sequence MGQFEISDLAAQKLKALLEAKRRDPAVYGLRVGVQGGGCSGLTYLIDFDTPKADDKVFTHPATGVKVLVDPKSILHLSGSTLDYIEGLMSSKFEIKNPNVKSSCGCGESFQT
- a CDS encoding Rrf2 family transcriptional regulator; translated protein: MKLCAAEEYGIRCLLQVAQAPGSFLTIHEIARREDLSAPYVAKLMRVLLKGGFVRSIRGLKGGYELTQPPQRISVASILNVLGKRIFVPDFCECYTGIARACRHKVHCSLRQLWMAIDNMVQSALTRTMLSDLLCTESEMESWVRQHIMARIAGIELPAHEGHA
- a CDS encoding ferritin-like domain-containing protein, yielding MDTSTFIAGLKKDLEGLLAKLKPNETLVEESRGKLEIPMLLKIALKNEMEATLVGARWVENTPETFCKLAFARQVGDESKHYRLIEQRLKELGANLDEYDPLKPSLSPLTEYLLSLNTTLEKAAAGPFAREAIAVVKNAQFISLLKEKGDLATAKLYEETIQVDENYHHQLGENLLLRLVETSNDQMRVTTAVEKTLGLAEELTRLAAEKKGLVRAPGC